One region of Triticum aestivum cultivar Chinese Spring chromosome 6B, IWGSC CS RefSeq v2.1, whole genome shotgun sequence genomic DNA includes:
- the LOC123138478 gene encoding growth-regulating factor 1 yields MMMMGGRAGAGGVGAGGGRCPFTATQWQELEHQALIYKYMASGVPIPSDLLLPLRRSFLLDSALATSPSLAFPPQAALGWGCFGMGFGRKAEDPEPGRCRRTDGKKWRCSKEAYPDSKYCEKHMHRGKNRSRKPVEMSLATPPPPPSSSASSSSSNVHSAVNAATTTTSPAPSYHRHAAATHDTTPYHTLYGGPYSSAGRQQHASAYHHAAQVSPFHLHLDTTHPHPPPSYYSTMDHSKDSYAYGHSVKEVHGGGEHAFFSSDVTTDRDHHHHQHHAGAGGNGQWQFKQLGGMEPKQHNPTSLFPGCGGYGNNAAYAIDLSSKEEDEEKERRQQQQHCFLLGADLRLDKPSSGHGDSADQKPLRPFFDEWPHEKTGSKGSWMGLEGETQLSISIANELPITTTSRYHHGE; encoded by the exons atgatgatgatgggcGGTCGCGCGGGGGCCGGCGGCGTCGGGGCCGGCGGGGGCCGGTGCCCGTTCACGGCGACGCAGTGGCAGGAGCTGGAGCACCAGGCGCTCATCTACAAGTACATGGCCTCCGGCGTGCCCATCCCCTCCgacctcctcctcccgctccgccGCAGCTTCCTCCTCGACTCCGCCCTCgccacctccccctccctcgccttccctCCCCAGGCCGCAC TGGGCTGGGGATGTTTCGGGATGGGGTTCGGCCGGAAGGCGGAGGACCCGGAGCCGGGGCGGTGCCGGCGGACTGACGGCAAGAAGTGGCGCTGCTCCAAGGAGGCGTACCCGGACTCCAAGTACTGCGAGAAGCACATGCACCGCGGCAAGAACCGTTCAAGAAAGCCTGTGGAAATGTCCTTGgccacgcccccgccgccgccttcctcctcggcctcctcctcctcctccaacgtcCACtccgccgtcaacgccgccaccaccaccacctcccccgCGCCGTCCTACCACCGCCACGCCGCCGCGACTCACGACACGACGCCCTACCACACGCTCTACGGCGGCCCCTACTCCTCCGCCGGCCGCCAGCAGCACGCCAGCGCCTACCACCACGCCGCGCAGGTCAGCCCGTTCCACCTGCACCTCGACACCACCCACCCGCACCCGCCGCCGTCCTACTACTCCACCATGGACCACAGCAAGGACAGCTACGCCTACGGGCACAGCGTCAAGGAggtgcacggcggcggcgagcacgcctTCTTCTCCTCCGACGTCACCACTGACAgggaccaccaccaccaccaacaccacgccggcgccggcggcaaCGGGCAGTGGCAGTTCAAGCAGCTCGGCGGCATGGAGCCCAAGCAGCACAACCCCACGTCGCTCTTCCCCGGCTGCGGCGGGTACGGCAACAACGCGGCGTACGCCATCGACCTGTCCAGCAAAGAAGAGGACGAGGAGAAGGagaggcggcagcagcagcagcactgcTTCCTGCTGGGCGCCGACCTGAGGCTCGACAAGCCGTCGTCGGGGCACGGCGACTCCGCCGACCAGAAGCCTCTCCGGCCCTTCTTCGACGAGTGGCCGCACGAGAAGACCGGGAGCAAGGGGTCGTGGATGGGGCTCGAGGGGGAGACGCAGCTCTCCATCTCCATCGCCAACGAACTCCCCATCACCACCACCTCCCGCTACCACCATG GTGAATGA